From Longimicrobiaceae bacterium:
GCGTTCAACGTCTCCGACGGGCTGAACCCGCGCTCGATCGTCATCCCGGTCACCCGCATCGCCGGGGTCACCACCGCCGTGTCCGCCCCGGGCGGGAACGGGCTCGTCACCGGGCAGGGCGTGGTGATCGACCTGGCCGGAACCGGCGTGGACGACCTCCTGGTCAAGAGCCCCGTGGCGATGTACGCCACCCTGGGCGAAGGGGTGGAGAGCGCCAGCGGCGGAGCGCGTGGGGGCGCCACCCTGCGGCTCCGCGAGCTGCTGGAGGACACCCGGACGTACATGCAGCGCCGCGGCGACTTCGAGCGCGGCGCCACCCGCCAGTTCGCGGCCAGCCGGCTCGACCTGCAGGCCATGATCCCCGTGCTGCAGGGCCGCCTCCCGCTGGTGGTGGAGGCGCACCGCGCCAGCGACATCCGCACCGCGCTCCGCATCGCCGATGAGTACCGGCTGCGGCTGATCCTCCTTGGCGCCACCGAGGGGTGGATGGTGGCCGACGACCTGGCCCGTGCCCGCGTTCCCGTGGTCCTCAAGGTGCTCCAGAACCTCCCCAGCAGCTTCGAGCGCCTGGGTGCCCGCTACGACAACGCGGCGCTCCTCCGCCGCGCCGGCGTGCAGGTGGCCTTCACCACCAACGAGACGCACAACGCCCGCAACCTCCGGCAGGAGGCGGGGAACGCCGTGGCCTACGGGCTCCCCTACCAGGAGGCGCTCCGCGCGGTGACGCTCTACCCCGCGCAGGTCTGGGGCGTGGACGCCACCCACGGATCGCTCGCCCCCGGGAAGACCGCCAACGTAGTCGTGTGGGACGGGGACCCGCTGGAGCTCCTGACCGAGGTGGAGCACGTGTTCATCGGCGGGCGCGAGGTGCCGCTCGTCTCCCGGCAGACGGAGCTGCGCGACCGGTACCTGCGCATCGACGACACGAACCGGGTGTACGGGCGGGGGACGCAGTGAACGGTTGAGGTTCTTTCGGAAGTGATGGAGGGGGGCCGGCCTTCGGGTCGGTCCCCCTCTTTTTTCGTGGTGCTTCGGGTGGGTTCGGCGCTGGGGCCGCTCCGGAGCCCGGCAAACAGCGCCGGTCTCCTGCGCGGGTCGCGGAGCCCCGGAAACAGCCCCGGGTCTCCGCTCCGGCTCCGGGAGCCTCGCGCGATACAGCCTGCGCGAGTCTCCCTCCGCAACATCTTTCGGGAACGGCAGGGAACTGCAGAACGGATGAACAACCCGCGATGGCGGGCTCCGTGCCGTCGTCGCGGTTAGCCGCCCGGTTGCCTGCATGCGCTACAAATCGGCCGTAACGCTCCGTGGACGCCTGTGCACAAACCGGGAGGATCCCACCTCTCCCGGGCGCTCCGGTGTCCACTCTTTCATTCCCTGGAGCCGCGGAAGTTGGCGCCGCTGCTGGGGAAGCGGTCCGCCGCCGGGTTGGATTTCGGTTTTTGTTCGGTTATCATCTGTCGTGCGGCCGGCGGTGGGCGCCGGCCAACGGTCACGCTCCCCCGGGGTCAGGAAGGTAGCATGGCCTCCAGCGTCTCCGCACTCC
This genomic window contains:
- a CDS encoding amidohydrolase family protein encodes the protein MKTQSIFAFLALLAAPLSAQGVVAIEGGTVHTMAGAPIEGGTVLIRDGRVVAVGRDVAVPPGARRIDARGKQVTPGFFDSHTHTGLTEVGSIQGTNDYSLNDQDQDRVMAAFNVSDGLNPRSIVIPVTRIAGVTTAVSAPGGNGLVTGQGVVIDLAGTGVDDLLVKSPVAMYATLGEGVESASGGARGGATLRLRELLEDTRTYMQRRGDFERGATRQFAASRLDLQAMIPVLQGRLPLVVEAHRASDIRTALRIADEYRLRLILLGATEGWMVADDLARARVPVVLKVLQNLPSSFERLGARYDNAALLRRAGVQVAFTTNETHNARNLRQEAGNAVAYGLPYQEALRAVTLYPAQVWGVDATHGSLAPGKTANVVVWDGDPLELLTEVEHVFIGGREVPLVSRQTELRDRYLRIDDTNRVYGRGTQ